The DNA window ACGAGGTCTTCACCGCGGCAGGCGCCGAATGGCGCCAGGCCGGCTGCTCGATGTGCCTCGGCATGAACCCGGACCAGCTGGCGCCGGGCGAGCGCAGCGCGTCGACCTCCAACCGCAACTTCGAAGGCAGGCAGGGCAAGGGCGGCCGGACCCACCTGGTTTCCCCGCTCGTCGCCGCCGCGACCGCCGTGCGCGGCACGCTTTCCTCGCCGGAAGACCTGCTCGCGGGCGCCACCAGCTGAGCGAACCGGCCCGAACCCGAACGGAGACCCACCATGGAACCCTTCAAGACCCACACCGGCATCGGAGTGCCCCTGCGCAGGTCCAACGTGGACACTGACCAGATCATCCCCGCCGTCTACCTCAAGCGCGTGACCCGCACCGGGTTCGAGGACGGCCTATTCGCCGCCTGGCGCGGAGACGAGCAGTTCGTGCTCAACTCCGACGCGTTCAAGCGGGGCTCGGTCCTGGTCGCTGGACCCGACTTCGGCACCGGATCCTCCCGCGAGCACGCCGTCTGGGCGCTGATGAACTACGGCTTCCGCGTCGTCATCTCGTCCCGCTTCGCCGACATCTTCCGGGGTAACTCGGGAAAGCAGGGCCTGCTGGCCGCCGAGTGCGAGCAGTCG is part of the Amycolatopsis sp. CA-230715 genome and encodes:
- the leuD gene encoding 3-isopropylmalate dehydratase small subunit, whose translation is MEPFKTHTGIGVPLRRSNVDTDQIIPAVYLKRVTRTGFEDGLFAAWRGDEQFVLNSDAFKRGSVLVAGPDFGTGSSREHAVWALMNYGFRVVISSRFADIFRGNSGKQGLLAAECEQSDVEQLWKVLENDPGAEVSVDLEAKTVRAKDFTAPFRIDDYTRWRLLEGLDDIALTLRHAGDIDEFESKRPSWLPVTTG